Below is a window of Streptomyces genisteinicus DNA.
CGTCTCGTGCGCGATGGGCACGTCGAGCAGTTCGACCCCGAGCCGCAGCAGCGAACCGTCCAGCAGGTAACCGCCGCCGGCCGCCGGGTCCGGCACCTCCAGGACGCCCATGGCGCCGAGGCGCTCGACGTCCTCGTCCGTCAGCGCCCGGCCCGCCCGGCGCTCCAGTTCCGCCCGGGTCACCGGCTCGGGCGACTCGGGCGCCCAGGTGGCGACCAGGGCCCGGTGGATCGCCAGGTCCTGCGCGCTGAGATCGGCGGGCAGCTGGCCCAGGTAGCGTTCGATGGCGGCCAGGGTCATGCCCTGGTGCTGGAGCTCCTCGATCAGCGCGAGACGCGAGAGGTGGTCCCGCCCGTAGTGGCCCACCCTGCGCGGTCCGATCACCGGCGGCGGGAGCAGGCCGCGGGTGCTGTAGAACCGGATCGTGCGCACGGTCACCCCGGCGCGTGCGGCCAGCTCGTCGACGGTGAACGCCGCCTCCTCGGTCCCGTCCGCCATGGCACTCCCTCTCCCGAACCGCCACACCCTGCGCCTGTACAACAGTATTGCTGTCTCACCATTGCTGTGAAACCCGTGGGCGGCTGTCGGTGCCCGATCGTACGGTTGTCCCATGGCCGAGATCGCATACGTCCGAGGGGACGCCACCGCACCGCACGGCAAGGGCGTCAAGGTGATCGCCCATGTCTGCAACGACCTGGGCGGATGGGGCAAGGGCTTCGTCCTCGCCGTATCCCGCCGCTGGCCCGGGCCCGAGGCCGAGTACCGCCGCTGGCACCGCGGGCGCGCGGGCAACGACTTCGGTCTGGGAGCCGTCCAGTTCGTCCGGGTCGGCACGTACGTGTGGGTCGCCAACATGATCGGCCAGCGGGGCACGAGGACCGGCAGCAAGGGCGTGCCCGTGCGCTACGAGGCGATCGACCGCGCCCTGGACACGGTGGGCGCCGAGGCGCTGCGGCTGGGGGCCTCCGTGCACATGCCGCGCATCGGGTGCGGGCTCGCCGGGGGCACCTGGTCGCGCGTCGAGCCGCTGATAGCCGGGCGGCTGACCGCCCGCGGTGTCGAGGTCACGGTGTACGACCACGACGGCTGAGCGCCCCGCCCCGCCCTCTCGTACAGATGCGCCAGGGGTGAAGCGGATCTTGCCGCCCCCGCGGAGGCCCGCGCCGCTGCCAGACTTCCGGTGAGTGATCGTCCCGGGCCGCGGCCCCCGGCCGGTCGCACGGTGCCGGGCAGGGCGGACACACGGGGGTGGGGCATGGCGCACGACGGTGTGCCGGCGGCAGCCGGCACGGGACCCCGGGACGGGACGCCGCCGGGCGTGCCCCGGCACGTGGCGTGCGTGATGGACGGCAACGGACGCTGGGCGGCCCGGCGTTCACTGCCCCGCACCGAGGGCCACCGGGCGGCGGAGACCACGGTGATCGACGTCATCGAGGCCGCGCGCACGTCGGGTGTGCGGTGGCTCAGCCTGTACGCCTTCTCCACCGAGAACTGGAACCGGCCCCCGTCCGAAGTCGACTTCCTGATGCGCCTGGTACGCGGCGTCGTGCGCAAGCACGCCCCGCTGCTGCTGGCGCGAGGGGTGCGATGCCGGTTCCTCGGCGTCACGGACGACCGCGTGCCGAGGGAGCTGGCCCGGGACTTCGACGACCTCACGACGCTCACCGAGGCCAACCGGGGCATGACCCTCACCGTGGCGTTCGACCACGGGGGCCGCCGCGACATCGTCGAGGCCGCCCGGTCGCTGATCCGCGGTGGCGCGCGCCCCGACGAGGTGACGGAACAGAGCTTCGCCGCGCACCTCCCGTACCCCGACACCCCGGACGTGGACCTCGTCATCCGCACCTCGGGCGAGCAGCGCATCTCCAACTTCATGCTCTGGCAGGTCGCGTACGCCGAGTGGGTCTTCCCCCAGGTCCTCTGGCCCGACTTCCGCGCCGCGCACTTCGCCGAGTGCCTGCACACCTACCAGCGACGGGACCGCCGCTTCGGCGGCGTGCCGTCCCAGCCGAACGGAGCACCCCGATGACCGTCCGCCCGCCCGACGACCCGTCCGCGCAGGACCCGGCCGCACCGGACGGCGGGGCGTCCGCCCCCGGCGCCGGCGGCCGGCAGGGGGAGGGGGACGGCGGCGTCCCGCTCTTCGGCCCGGGTTCGCAGTTCCACGCGCTCTTCGACGACCCCCGGTGGGCGCTCGCCGTCGTCCGCGCGACCGTCCTGGAGGCGGCCCATCCGCAGGTCGGCGCCGCGCTCGCCGACAACTCGACCTTCGTCACCCATCCCTGGCGGCGGCTGCGGAACACCCTCACCAGCCTGCGCCGCATGTTCGGCGCCGACGAGGAGGCACGGCTGCGGGAGGCGGCCCGCCTCAACCGGCTGCACGCGCGCCTCGGCGGCACCGACTCCGCCGGCCGCGCCTACGACGCCATGGACCCCGAGGTGAGGGCCTGGGTGGTGGCTACCCTCTTCGAGTCCACCGTGACCATGTGCCGGATGAGCGGCCGGCCGATGGACCAGGTCACGATGGAGCGCCTGTACGCGGAGTTCCGCGCCTTCCTGGCGGCGCTCGACGGCGACGCCGGGTGTCTGCCCGCCACACTGCACGGCTTCTGGCCGTACTTCGACCGCGTCGTCGCCGAGGAGCTGGAGAACACCGAGGCGGCCCGGGTCATCCTCTACCGGCTCTTCGACCGGCTGCCGGCGCCTCCGCTGCTCCAGCAGGTGCCCACGCTGTGGGCGGCCGGCCGGGCCGTCGCCGGCCCGGTCATCGGGGCGGTCACGGTGGCCTCGCTGCCGGAGCCGTACCGGCGGCGGGCCGGACTCCCGGAGATGCCGGGTGCGCAGACGCTGATGCAGGGCGCCTACCTGGCCGCGGGGCTGGCCCGCTTCCTGCCCCCGGGACTGCTGCGCGCCGAAGGGCTGGCCGAACTGCTCTCCCTGACGCCCGACAGCGACGACCCCCGGGCGCGGACCGTGGCCGCCCTGCAGGAGAGGATGCGCCGGGCGGCGGCGCTCATCCGCCTGATCGGGCCGCGCGCGCCGATGGACGCGCAG
It encodes the following:
- a CDS encoding MerR family transcriptional regulator yields the protein MADGTEEAAFTVDELAARAGVTVRTIRFYSTRGLLPPPVIGPRRVGHYGRDHLSRLALIEELQHQGMTLAAIERYLGQLPADLSAQDLAIHRALVATWAPESPEPVTRAELERRAGRALTDEDVERLGAMGVLEVPDPAAGGGYLLDGSLLRLGVELLDVPIAHETILASRTVLLEHARSAAQELSRLFRDEVWGPYRERDPEHATAAMKSLSAHMQPIVVQALVTAFQRSLREELRGAVGAEHR
- the uppS gene encoding polyprenyl diphosphate synthase, with amino-acid sequence MAHDGVPAAAGTGPRDGTPPGVPRHVACVMDGNGRWAARRSLPRTEGHRAAETTVIDVIEAARTSGVRWLSLYAFSTENWNRPPSEVDFLMRLVRGVVRKHAPLLLARGVRCRFLGVTDDRVPRELARDFDDLTTLTEANRGMTLTVAFDHGGRRDIVEAARSLIRGGARPDEVTEQSFAAHLPYPDTPDVDLVIRTSGEQRISNFMLWQVAYAEWVFPQVLWPDFRAAHFAECLHTYQRRDRRFGGVPSQPNGAPR
- a CDS encoding oxygenase MpaB family protein, with protein sequence MTVRPPDDPSAQDPAAPDGGASAPGAGGRQGEGDGGVPLFGPGSQFHALFDDPRWALAVVRATVLEAAHPQVGAALADNSTFVTHPWRRLRNTLTSLRRMFGADEEARLREAARLNRLHARLGGTDSAGRAYDAMDPEVRAWVVATLFESTVTMCRMSGRPMDQVTMERLYAEFRAFLAALDGDAGCLPATLHGFWPYFDRVVAEELENTEAARVILYRLFDRLPAPPLLQQVPTLWAAGRAVAGPVIGAVTVASLPEPYRRRAGLPEMPGAQTLMQGAYLAAGLARFLPPGLLRAEGLAELLSLTPDSDDPRARTVAALQERMRRAAALIRLIGPRAPMDAQTPAGPRAGAAGGEGNGEVRRTAEEFFRQVLDQTGDGFLDWPDLAAMARELCGRLDLDEPEETRLYQAWADWWRELQGALDTDGDGRVSAGEYAAAVPSLAGPALIRVAEVLFEAADKDGDGTIDAEEHRALFRTGFRREAGSAGGTYTRGAFVADFLGFMAGRRSGPYESVLADA
- a CDS encoding macro domain-containing protein produces the protein MAEIAYVRGDATAPHGKGVKVIAHVCNDLGGWGKGFVLAVSRRWPGPEAEYRRWHRGRAGNDFGLGAVQFVRVGTYVWVANMIGQRGTRTGSKGVPVRYEAIDRALDTVGAEALRLGASVHMPRIGCGLAGGTWSRVEPLIAGRLTARGVEVTVYDHDG